Proteins encoded within one genomic window of Coprococcus phoceensis:
- the trhA gene encoding PAQR family membrane homeostasis protein TrhA: protein MNKKHLKDPGSAITHFIGMLMAIFAGIPLLIKAAHEPSPIYLISLTIYLVSMILLYAASTIYHSLDISEKVNKRLKKFDHMMISVLIAGSYTPICLLVLKGTTGIILLSIVWGIAIFGILIKAFWINCPKWFSSVLYIGMGWTCVLAFTKLLNALSPAAFGWLLAGGIIYTIGGIIYALKLPIFNSRHKNFGTHEIFHLFVMGGSICHFIVMYVFIL from the coding sequence ATGAATAAAAAGCATTTAAAAGACCCGGGAAGCGCAATCACTCATTTTATCGGCATGTTAATGGCAATTTTTGCCGGAATACCATTACTGATAAAAGCTGCCCATGAACCAAGCCCAATTTACCTTATCTCACTTACGATTTATTTGGTCAGCATGATCTTATTATATGCAGCGAGTACGATTTATCATTCCCTTGATATCTCAGAAAAAGTGAATAAAAGACTGAAAAAATTTGACCACATGATGATATCCGTTTTGATTGCCGGAAGCTACACTCCGATTTGTCTGCTTGTCTTAAAAGGAACAACCGGAATCATTCTTCTTTCCATCGTATGGGGCATTGCAATCTTCGGAATACTGATCAAAGCATTTTGGATCAACTGTCCGAAATGGTTCTCTTCTGTGCTGTATATCGGAATGGGCTGGACATGTGTTCTCGCCTTTACAAAATTGTTGAACGCACTTTCTCCCGCCGCATTCGGATGGCTTTTAGCAGGTGGTATCATCTACACCATTGGCGGAATTATTTACGCACTGAAACTTCCAATATTTAACAGCCGGCATAAAAATTTCGGGACTCACGAGATCTTTCATCTGTTTGTAATGGGTGGAAGTATCTGTCATTTCATCGTAATGTATGTGTTCATACTTTAA
- a CDS encoding DEAD/DEAH box helicase codes for MGNMNFENLGLCSEIQKAVKYMGFEEASPIQAKAIPVILEGKDIIGQAQTGTGKTAAFGIPLLQKVDPKNKKLQGIVLCPTRELAIQVADEIRNLAKYMHGIKVLPIYGGQEIVKQIRSLKSGTQIIIGTPGRVMDHMRRKTIKMDQVHTVVLDEADEMLNMGFREDIETILSGVPEERQTVLFSATMPKAIMEITKKFQKNAQVVKVTKKELTVPNIEQFYYEVRPKNKEEVLTRLLDIYTPKLSVIFCNTKKQVDLLVTALLGRGYFAAGLHGDMKQAQRDRVMQGFRSGKTDILVATDVAARGIDVDEVEAVFNYDLPQDDEYYVHRIGRTGRAGRVGRSFSFVSGKEVYKLKEIQRYCKTKIYAQKVPSLDDVANTKMENILEDIDRIIETEDLTAMVNAIESKVNGSDYTAMDIAAAFLKMCTGMTMGDDGSAEDMDFGDTGAEEPGMVRLFINIGKKQKAKPGDILGALAGETGMPGKLIGTIDMFDKYTFVEVPREYAKDVLHAMQNAKIKGKSIAIEPANQK; via the coding sequence ATGGGAAATATGAATTTTGAGAATCTCGGACTTTGTTCAGAGATTCAAAAAGCAGTAAAATACATGGGATTTGAGGAGGCGTCGCCAATTCAGGCAAAAGCAATTCCGGTTATTTTGGAAGGAAAAGATATCATTGGTCAGGCGCAGACAGGAACCGGAAAGACAGCGGCATTCGGGATTCCACTTTTACAGAAAGTCGATCCGAAAAACAAAAAGCTGCAAGGGATTGTTCTTTGCCCGACAAGAGAACTCGCAATACAGGTGGCGGATGAGATTCGAAATCTGGCAAAATATATGCATGGAATTAAAGTGCTTCCAATCTATGGAGGGCAGGAGATTGTAAAACAGATCCGTTCTCTGAAAAGTGGGACACAGATTATTATCGGTACGCCGGGGCGTGTGATGGATCACATGAGACGAAAGACGATCAAGATGGATCAGGTGCACACGGTTGTCCTTGATGAGGCAGACGAGATGCTCAATATGGGATTTCGCGAAGATATTGAGACGATTTTAAGCGGAGTGCCGGAAGAAAGACAGACAGTTTTGTTCTCAGCGACAATGCCAAAAGCAATTATGGAGATTACAAAAAAATTCCAAAAGAATGCCCAAGTGGTGAAAGTGACAAAAAAAGAGCTCACAGTTCCGAATATCGAGCAGTTTTACTATGAAGTAAGACCAAAGAATAAGGAAGAGGTGTTAACTCGTCTTTTAGATATTTATACACCAAAGCTTTCTGTTATTTTCTGTAATACGAAAAAGCAGGTGGACCTTCTTGTGACCGCATTGCTTGGAAGAGGATATTTTGCGGCGGGACTTCACGGTGATATGAAGCAGGCGCAGCGTGACCGTGTGATGCAGGGATTCCGAAGTGGGAAGACAGACATTCTTGTTGCGACCGACGTGGCAGCCAGAGGAATTGACGTAGATGAAGTAGAAGCAGTATTTAACTATGACTTGCCGCAGGATGATGAATATTATGTACACCGTATCGGGAGAACGGGGCGTGCGGGAAGAGTCGGACGTTCGTTTTCATTTGTATCCGGAAAAGAAGTGTATAAACTGAAAGAGATTCAGAGATATTGTAAGACGAAGATTTATGCACAAAAGGTTCCGTCATTGGACGATGTTGCGAACACAAAGATGGAGAATATTTTGGAGGACATTGACCGCATTATCGAGACAGAAGATCTGACAGCGATGGTCAATGCAATCGAGAGCAAAGTAAATGGCTCTGATTACACAGCGATGGACATTGCGGCTGCATTCTTGAAAATGTGTACGGGAATGACGATGGGCGATGACGGTTCAGCGGAGGATATGGACTTTGGTGACACCGGAGCAGAAGAGCCTGGAATGGTACGTTTGTTTATCAATATTGGAAAAAAGCAAAAAGCAAAACCGGGAGATATTCTTGGAGCGCTTGCGGGCGAGACCGGAATGCCTGGAAAACTCATCGGTACCATCGATATGTTTGACAAATATACATTTGTAGAGGTTCCGAGAGAGTATGCGAAAGACGTTCTGCATGCGATGCAGAATGCAAAAATCAAAGGAAAATCGATTGCCATAGAACCGGCGAACCAAAAATAA
- a CDS encoding ECF transporter S component, whose product MEKKNETMIKLAQTALVAALCYVTFTFLQIKIPMPGGDATSLHLGNAVCVLGALLLGGWYGGLAGAIGMSIADIMDPVYITVAPKTFVLKLCIGLIVGLVAHRIAKINESSDKKYVLRWSVIASVAGLGFNVIADPLVGYFYKQWILGQPQEMAEVLAKWSTATTFVNAVVSVILVGVVYNALRPVLLRSGLIHMKRKAV is encoded by the coding sequence ATGGAAAAAAAGAATGAGACAATGATAAAATTAGCACAGACTGCTTTGGTGGCGGCGTTATGTTATGTGACCTTTACATTTTTGCAGATCAAGATACCGATGCCTGGTGGAGATGCCACATCACTGCATCTGGGAAATGCGGTATGTGTACTTGGGGCACTGCTGTTAGGCGGCTGGTATGGCGGACTTGCAGGAGCTATCGGAATGTCTATTGCAGATATTATGGATCCGGTTTATATTACAGTTGCACCAAAGACATTTGTATTAAAGTTATGCATCGGTCTGATTGTCGGACTTGTGGCGCATCGCATTGCCAAGATCAATGAGAGCAGTGATAAGAAGTATGTGCTCAGATGGAGTGTGATTGCATCTGTTGCAGGGCTTGGATTCAATGTAATCGCAGATCCGCTTGTAGGTTATTTTTATAAACAGTGGATACTGGGACAGCCGCAGGAGATGGCGGAGGTGCTTGCGAAATGGAGCACGGCGACCACATTCGTAAATGCAGTGGTATCAGTCATTCTGGTCGGTGTTGTATATAATGCGCTCAGACCGGTATTGCTTCGCAGCGGACTTATTCATATGAAGAGAAAGGCTGTTTAA
- a CDS encoding ECF transporter S component, translating into MRQSSTINLKTIVTAGFFAAVTFLGIQMFRIPLPAAVGTPFVHFGHIFVVLGVLLQGGKKGAVSGTIGLVLFDLLNGYVQAIPQVFIETIVKCLILGAILKHFVKGKDDKKTEYRAVTIGVFVYAVMNIVIEFVMGTITLLIAGSGVNAALLGALTSIPATVINAAFMVGVVLLIYRPIGRIYKKYFH; encoded by the coding sequence ATGAGGCAGAGTAGTACGATAAACTTAAAGACGATTGTGACGGCTGGTTTTTTTGCCGCAGTTACATTTCTTGGGATACAGATGTTTCGGATTCCGCTTCCGGCAGCAGTTGGGACACCATTTGTACATTTTGGACATATTTTTGTTGTGCTGGGTGTGCTGCTGCAAGGCGGGAAGAAAGGTGCAGTATCAGGAACGATCGGACTTGTATTATTTGATCTGTTAAACGGATACGTGCAGGCGATTCCACAGGTTTTTATAGAGACAATTGTGAAGTGCCTGATCCTCGGTGCCATTTTAAAACACTTTGTCAAAGGGAAAGATGATAAGAAGACAGAATACCGGGCTGTCACGATCGGCGTGTTCGTGTACGCTGTGATGAATATTGTGATTGAATTTGTGATGGGAACGATTACACTTTTGATTGCGGGAAGTGGAGTGAATGCGGCACTTTTGGGAGCGCTCACTTCAATCCCTGCCACAGTGATAAACGCAGCGTTTATGGTCGGCGTGGTGCTTCTTATTTACAGACCGATAGGAAGGATATATAAAAAGTACTTCCATTAG